The window CAAGATTTTAATTTAGAAAGAGGACGACATTCAGTTATTTCAACTATATCACCGATATTACTCTCATTAGTTTCATCATGTACATGAAGTTTAGTAGTACGTTTAATAAATTTACCGTATTTTGGATGTTTTACTAAACGTTCTATTATTACAATAATAGATTTTTCCATTTTATTGCTAACTACACAACCTTGTAAAGTACGTATTTTAGAATTCATTAAGTACCTTTTATTTTAGTGATTTCAGTTAATAATGTTTTAATACGGGCAATATTATATCGTACTTTTTTAAAAAGATGATATTTATGTAATTTTCCATTAGAAGCTTGCATACGTAAATAAAATTGTTCTCTGAATAAAGAAGATAATTTTTTATTTAAAGTTTGAATATTTTCTTTATGTATATTCATCATATATATGATATTACCTTTTTATTTATAAATATAGTTTTGATTGGTAGTTTTGCTGATGCTAACTTGAATGCTTCATAGGCTAATGTTTCTGAAATACCATCTATTTCATATAATATCTTCCCAGGTTGAATTAAAGCAACCCAATATTCTACATTTCCTTTACCTTTTCCCATACGTACTTCAAGCGGTTTTTTAGTAATAGGTTTATCAGGAAAAATACGAATCCATACTTTACCTTGATGCTTAATTTCGTGTGTTATAGCACGACGTGCTGCTTCAATTTGAGAAGAAGTTAAACGACCACGTTCAATAGATTTTAAACCAAAAGTACCGAATTTAATATCCGTACTTACTGCTAGTCCCCGATTACGACCTTTATGCATTTTACGGAATTTTGTACGCTTTGGTTGTAGCATCAAAAGTTCTCCTTACTTTTACTTAT of the Candidatus Mikella endobia genome contains:
- the rpsQ gene encoding 30S ribosomal protein S17, which codes for MNSKIRTLQGCVVSNKMEKSIIVIIERLVKHPKYGKFIKRTTKLHVHDETNESNIGDIVEITECRPLSKLKSWKLIRIIKKYF
- the rpmC gene encoding 50S ribosomal protein L29, with the protein product MMNIHKENIQTLNKKLSSLFREQFYLRMQASNGKLHKYHLFKKVRYNIARIKTLLTEITKIKGT
- the rplP gene encoding 50S ribosomal protein L16, which produces MLQPKRTKFRKMHKGRNRGLAVSTDIKFGTFGLKSIERGRLTSSQIEAARRAITHEIKHQGKVWIRIFPDKPITKKPLEVRMGKGKGNVEYWVALIQPGKILYEIDGISETLAYEAFKLASAKLPIKTIFINKKVISYI